In the genome of Pelobacter seleniigenes DSM 18267, one region contains:
- a CDS encoding hybrid sensor histidine kinase/response regulator, translated as MKRLYRTFQKHIILQVFLATIPFLVAGLGLTVHTFSSNFTLIDHLGAEVRELFQNDTRQLEQKLLTLSDLNHRLTAQIIAFESDKEAVSAREEFIRQGAELRGAAVYQAATLAPAAVATFSAAGESPARILAASKHLFGVDTLGAYFWDGQSRLSELLGDHQPPAAFQSFVEQALKDRAADWFEDELAGKDVIVGLVPASAGVYIFLFDVSAAYSFFDRAQRSGLSITAAKQQEKQFVDNRIQQQQFQNQRQLQGMLIQEKLKQRHQVLSATQTKLLLLTALNLVALILTAVLLFWVLGTRKVGALNLWLKETSQAIHRYKETAADSAELSSGHLFTTALKNPCKDFSRNELGELSRNINYLLATLEETTVSKNLLSKEIEERKKMAAVLRESQQRLNIIFNSVQSGVLIIDYASDKIVDLNPAALAMLQARKEEIVHQQHKQFFLPEASLPKTSTSRIGEANRNQFQLQPLHGEPFSVLKTDCKILLDGRDILISNFISIEDIKKSKQQLEQAKQAAEQANRIKSDFLANMSHEIRTPLNGVLGMTQLFSETRLNEDQQRISQTIQAEADSLLRIINEILDFSKIEAGKMDLERIPFNLHALVEQVTENLAMRIPQKCLEAFSFIPAEVPTWVVGDPGRLQQVLTNLVNNAFKFTREGHIIVSVRLENDSEQHLLIRFEVEDTGIGIATDKLESIFDSFTQADGSTTRKYGGTGLGTTIAKQLVELMGGEIGVHSQEHEGTTFWFSLPFARVEKGLSASAAASDFTGTRVLVVDDNPTGRIVLERYLSSLGCCVSLASNGANALLRVAEEPFDLVLTDFNMPSMNGLELGQRLRNSAIAEIRDLPLVILSSYHSLNGLLQAQGLEIQALLRKPVKKADLAEVLRIALGTSAPADSATQPPLPALPPPPAIELRRQKQILLAEDYPTNQQIALRFLARAGYQVDIAENGLEAVQACANKIYDLVLMDIQMPEMDGYTATREIRRLSHGGTDRLPIVAMTAHATTGYKEKCLAADMNDYISKPIRKESFLQQVDFWALGCEHGGSGQLGTALSSAEGDLAQFDYQAALQAFLGDRAFLAEVIAGFQDQLSGQLRKLERLLQEQNFAAIASEAHTIKGGAYNLNATRLAQAAAMLEQAARENNAAECRSTQAELTAQFRQFLKYSELFIEIDCALP; from the coding sequence ATGAAGCGGCTGTACCGAACATTTCAAAAACATATCATCCTCCAGGTCTTCCTGGCCACCATCCCATTTTTGGTCGCCGGTCTGGGGCTGACCGTGCATACCTTCAGCAGTAATTTCACGCTCATTGATCACCTCGGTGCTGAAGTCAGGGAGCTTTTTCAAAACGATACCAGGCAGCTTGAACAGAAGCTGCTCACGTTGAGCGATCTGAACCATCGCCTGACTGCCCAGATCATTGCCTTCGAGAGTGATAAGGAAGCTGTCTCAGCCCGGGAAGAATTCATTCGGCAAGGCGCGGAGCTGCGCGGGGCAGCGGTCTATCAGGCCGCGACGCTCGCCCCGGCAGCCGTGGCAACCTTCTCCGCCGCCGGGGAAAGCCCGGCCCGGATTCTGGCTGCGAGCAAACACCTGTTCGGAGTGGATACCCTCGGCGCTTATTTCTGGGACGGGCAAAGCCGCCTGAGCGAGCTGCTTGGCGACCATCAGCCACCGGCCGCATTCCAGTCCTTTGTCGAACAGGCACTTAAAGACAGAGCAGCGGATTGGTTCGAAGATGAGCTGGCCGGCAAGGATGTCATCGTCGGCCTGGTTCCCGCCTCTGCGGGGGTCTATATCTTTCTGTTCGATGTCTCGGCGGCTTACAGCTTTTTTGATCGGGCTCAGCGTAGCGGGCTCAGCATCACTGCCGCCAAGCAACAGGAAAAACAGTTTGTCGACAACAGGATTCAGCAGCAGCAGTTTCAGAACCAACGCCAATTACAGGGGATGCTGATCCAGGAAAAGCTCAAACAGCGCCACCAGGTGCTCTCTGCGACCCAGACCAAACTGTTGCTGCTGACCGCCCTCAATCTGGTCGCGCTGATCCTGACCGCGGTTTTGCTGTTCTGGGTTCTCGGCACCCGCAAAGTCGGCGCTCTCAATCTCTGGTTGAAGGAAACCAGCCAAGCGATACACCGCTATAAGGAAACAGCCGCTGACTCCGCCGAGCTGTCTTCCGGGCATCTATTCACAACGGCGCTCAAAAACCCGTGCAAGGATTTTTCCCGCAATGAGCTGGGGGAGCTCTCCAGGAATATCAACTATCTGCTTGCCACCCTTGAAGAAACTACGGTGTCCAAAAACCTGCTCAGCAAAGAGATCGAAGAGCGCAAAAAGATGGCTGCGGTATTACGGGAAAGTCAGCAGCGCCTGAATATTATCTTTAACTCCGTGCAGTCAGGGGTGCTGATCATCGATTATGCCAGCGATAAAATTGTTGACCTTAACCCGGCTGCGCTGGCCATGCTGCAAGCCCGCAAGGAAGAGATTGTTCATCAGCAACATAAGCAATTTTTTCTTCCCGAGGCCAGCCTCCCTAAGACCTCGACCAGTCGTATCGGGGAAGCAAACCGGAACCAGTTCCAATTACAGCCGCTGCATGGGGAACCCTTCAGCGTTCTGAAAACCGACTGTAAAATCCTCCTTGACGGGCGGGACATTCTAATCAGCAATTTCATCAGTATCGAGGACATTAAAAAATCGAAACAGCAGTTGGAACAGGCCAAACAGGCAGCAGAACAGGCCAACCGGATCAAGAGCGACTTTCTTGCCAACATGAGTCATGAAATCAGAACCCCGCTGAACGGGGTCCTCGGCATGACTCAACTGTTCAGCGAAACCCGTCTCAACGAAGACCAGCAGAGAATCTCTCAGACCATCCAGGCCGAAGCCGATTCCCTGTTACGAATCATCAATGAAATTCTCGATTTTTCAAAAATCGAGGCGGGAAAAATGGACCTGGAACGAATCCCTTTCAACCTGCATGCGCTGGTCGAACAGGTCACGGAAAACCTGGCCATGCGGATTCCGCAAAAATGCCTGGAGGCCTTCTCTTTCATTCCGGCCGAGGTCCCGACCTGGGTCGTCGGTGATCCCGGCCGCTTGCAACAGGTTCTGACCAACCTGGTGAACAATGCCTTCAAGTTCACCAGAGAAGGGCACATCATCGTTTCGGTAAGGCTCGAAAACGATTCTGAACAGCACCTGCTGATCAGGTTCGAAGTCGAGGATACCGGAATCGGCATCGCTACGGACAAACTGGAGAGCATTTTTGACAGTTTTACCCAGGCCGACGGTTCCACCACCAGGAAATATGGCGGGACCGGACTGGGGACGACCATCGCCAAACAGCTGGTTGAACTGATGGGCGGGGAAATCGGCGTACACAGCCAGGAGCATGAAGGGACCACCTTCTGGTTCAGCCTTCCTTTTGCCAGGGTCGAAAAGGGCCTTTCCGCCAGCGCTGCCGCCAGCGATTTTACCGGGACCAGGGTCTTAGTGGTGGATGACAACCCCACCGGGCGGATCGTTCTGGAGCGCTACCTTTCCTCCCTGGGTTGTTGTGTCAGCTTGGCGTCAAACGGCGCCAACGCGCTGCTCAGGGTCGCTGAAGAACCTTTCGATCTGGTGCTCACCGACTTCAACATGCCCTCTATGAATGGGCTCGAACTCGGGCAGCGGCTAAGAAATTCAGCGATTGCCGAAATCCGTGACCTGCCACTGGTCATTCTGTCCTCCTATCACTCTCTGAACGGCCTGCTCCAAGCACAGGGATTAGAGATTCAGGCACTGTTACGCAAACCGGTTAAAAAGGCAGACCTCGCTGAAGTTCTGCGTATTGCCTTGGGGACCTCCGCACCGGCAGACTCAGCCACGCAGCCCCCATTGCCTGCGCTGCCACCCCCGCCAGCCATTGAGCTGCGCCGGCAGAAACAGATCCTGCTGGCGGAAGATTATCCGACCAATCAGCAGATCGCCTTACGTTTTCTGGCCAGGGCCGGTTATCAGGTGGACATTGCGGAGAACGGTCTGGAAGCGGTCCAGGCCTGTGCCAATAAGATATATGACCTGGTGCTGATGGATATTCAAATGCCGGAGATGGACGGTTATACGGCGACCCGGGAAATTCGCCGGCTGAGTCACGGCGGCACAGACCGATTACCGATTGTGGCCATGACCGCCCATGCCACCACCGGCTATAAGGAAAAATGCCTGGCTGCGGACATGAACGATTATATTTCCAAGCCAATCCGTAAAGAGAGCTTTTTACAACAGGTCGATTTCTGGGCCCTGGGCTGTGAACATGGCGGCTCCGGACAGCTTGGCACCGCCCTATCCTCCGCCGAGGGGGATCTTGCCCAGTTCGATTACCAGGCAGCCCTGCAGGCCTTTCTGGGGGATCGCGCTTTTCTGGCCGAAGTTATTGCCGGTTTTCAGGATCAGCTGAGCGGCCAACTCCGCAAGCTCGAACGACTGCTGCAGGAGCAGAACTTTGCCGCCATCGCCAGCGAGGCCCATACCATTAAAGGGGGCGCTTACAACCTGAACGCCACCCGCCTTGCGCAGGCCGCGGCCATGCTGGAACAAGCGGCGCGGGAAAACAATGCCGCCGAGTGCCGCTCGACCCAGGCCGAACTGACCGCACAATTTCGCCAATTTCTAAAATATTCTGAACTGTTTATCGAGATTGATTGCGCATTGCCATGA